The proteins below come from a single Acidobacteriota bacterium genomic window:
- a CDS encoding PadR family transcriptional regulator, with protein MKRIRLSPQTLQVLNRFSQQPAAWLYGYELSRETGLKSGTLYPILMRLAKHQLLETRWVQMEEGVPPRHTYRLTSKGIDLARSLRIPAQKVIAARKPATAGGRA; from the coding sequence ATGAAACGGATTCGCCTTTCGCCGCAAACCCTTCAGGTGCTCAATCGCTTCTCCCAACAGCCCGCTGCCTGGCTCTACGGCTACGAGTTGAGCCGGGAAACTGGTCTGAAATCGGGGACCTTATACCCCATTCTCATGCGCCTCGCAAAACATCAACTGCTGGAGACGCGCTGGGTGCAGATGGAAGAAGGTGTTCCGCCCCGCCACACCTATCGGCTGACCTCCAAGGGAATTGACCTGGCGCGGTCCCTGCGAATCCCGGCACAAAAGGTGATTGCCGCAAGAAAGCCGGCGACTGCGGGAGGGCGGGCGTGA